The nucleotide window CGCGATCTCCGGGTGCTCGTCCGCGAGCGGCTCGAGGCCGGCGACAGCGACCGCCAGGTCATCGACTTCCTGGTCGCGCGCTATGGCGAGTTCGTGCTGCTCAAGCCCCGGCTGACGCCGCAGACCGTGCTGCTGTGGGCGACGCCGCCGCTGGCGCTGGTCGCGGGTCTTCTGCTGGCGTGGCGGGTGCTCCGCCGGCGCGGCGCGCGGGGGGACGCGGCGCCGCTGAGCGCCGACGAACAGGCGGACATCGACCGCCTGCTGGCGAGCGGGCAAGCCGCTCCGCCGGTGCCGGATCCGGATCGCGGGCGGCCGGCGCGGGACCCGGCCGCGTAGCCGCCGGCAGGGTATAGTCTCCGGCGGGTGTAGTCTCCGGCAGGCGTGGCTCCGGGCACGCGGCTCCGCCCGGCGGGAAGCCGGCTTCATTAACAAACTTTCATGTCGCGGACAGGCTGCCGTAAGGCGGCCGGTGTCATGACTCGTTCCCACGGGACCGGGCTGGGCGGCGCGCCCCGTAGCTGATCAGATCTATTTGTAAGGAAGCCACGCCGATGCACCTCCACGAGACGCCCATGGCCAAGACGTCCTCGTCCAATTCCGGTGTCATGCGTCGTCGCCGCAGCTCGCTGCTGACGGCCGGCGCGCTTTCTCTCGCGCTCGTCGGCAGCGTCGCCGGCGGGATCGCGACGCCCGCCTTCGCGGCGGCGGTGAACGTGCCCGCCAATGCCGCGACGCAGATGCCGAGCTTCGCCGACGTCGTCGCGGCGGTGCAGCCGGCGGTGGTCTCGATCCGCGTGAAGGCGGATGCCGGGCCGCAGATGTCGAGCTTCAACGGCGGCCAGGACGACGACCAGGGCAGCGGCCCCGGCGGCATTCCGTTCGAATTCTTCAAGCGCTTCGGCCAGATCCCCGGCGGGGAAGGCCAGGGTGCTCCCGGTGCCGGCAAGCGTGCGCCCCACGAGATGGTGATGGGGCAGGGCTCCGGCTTCATCATCTCGTCCGACGGCTATGTCGTGACCAACAACCACGTCGTCGACAAGGCGACCGAGGTGACGGTCACCACCAACGACGGAAAGGACTACAGCGCCAAGGTCATCGGCACCGACGAGAAGACCGACGTCGCGCTTCTGAAGATTTCCGGCGACCACGACTTCCCGTTCGTGAAGTTCGCCGACAGCGATGTGCGCGTCGGCGACTGGGTGATCGCGGTCGGCAATCCGTTCGGCCTCGGCGGAACGGTGACGGCGGGCATCGTCTCGGCGCGCGGCCGCGACATCGGCTCGGGTCCCTACGACGACTTCATCCAGATCGACGCGCCGATCAACAAGGGCAATTCCGGCGGTCCGACCTTCAACCTGAAGGGCGACGTCGTCGGCATGAACACGGCGATCTACTCGCCGACCGGCGGCTCCGTCGGCATCGGCTTCGACATTCCCGCCGAGACGGTCAGCCAGATCGTCTCGACGCTGAAGACGAAGGGCGTCGTCACCCGCGGCTGGCTCGGCGTGCAGATCCAGCCGATCACGGACGACATCGCCGACAGCCTCGGCCTGAAGTCCGACAAGGGTGCGCTCGTTGCCGAGGCCCAGTCCGACAGCCCGGCGGTCGCCTCCGGCATCAAGTCCGGCGATGCCATTCTGGCGGTCGACGGCAAGCCGGTCGCCTCGCCGCGCGAACTCGCCAAGGTGATCGCCGGTTACGAGCCGGGCACCACGGTGAAAGTCGACGTGTGGCGCGGCGGCAAGTCCGAGGAAGTCGCCGTCAAGCTCGGCAAGCTGCCGACCAAGCAGCAGCAGGCCATGGCCGACGATGCCTCGCCGCAGGACAGCTCGTCCGAGGTCGGCCAGCTCGGTCTGACCGTCGCACCGGCCTCTGCGGTCGGCAAGGACGAGAAGGGCGTCGCGGTGGTGAAGATCGATCCCGACGGTCCGGCCGCCGACAAGGGCGTGCAGGTCGGCGACGTGATCGTGGCCGCCGGCGGCAAGCCGGTCGGCGATGCCAAGGACGTTGCGGCCAGCATCGAGGCCGCCAAGGCCGACGGCCGCAAGGCGGTGCTGCTGCAGCTGAAGCAGGGCAGCCAGCTGCGCTTCGTGGCGCTGCCGATCGCCAAGGCCTGACGGCCAGGGACGCGTGAGGATATGGCCCCGGGGCGGATGCGCCGGGGCTGAGGCGGACCCCGCATCGCGGGGCGCCGCGACACAAGGCTCGCAAGGGTCAGAATCCGGTACTGGTGAGGCTCCCGTCGCCCCCGCCGATCCAGTACCGAAGGGGCGACAGGACGGCGTAAATCGTCCTGTCGCCTCTGGTATTTCCGCCGGTCCCTCCACCGTGGCCTGAAACCGGCCCCCAGGGCGTGGAGTGCGTGAGATGCGTGCGTCGCCATTTTGGTCCGTCGACACGAGATTCGATCCCAATAGCCTTGGATTGAGCGTGCTTTCCCTGCGCGAGGCAGTTTCCGTCGAGCGCGCATGCGGTATGATGGCGCCCATGCGGGTACTCCTCATCGAAGACGACAAGGATTCGGCGGCTTTCCTGATGCGCGGCTTGCGTGAAGCCGGGCACGTCGCCGAGCACGCCGCAGACGGCGAAGTCGGGGCCGCTTCCGTTGAGGCCGGCGGCTACGACGTCATCGTCGTCGATCGCATGCTGCCCTTCCGGGACGGCCTTTCCATCATCGAGGACATGCGCCGCCGCGGCGACCAGACGCCCGCGCTGATCCTCTCCGCGCTCGGACAGGTCGACGACCGCGTCCAGGGCCTGCGGGCGGGCGGCGACGACTATCTCACCAAGCCATTCGCCTTCACGGAGCTTCTGGCGCGCGTCGAGGCACTCGGCCGCCGCCGCCGTTCCGGCGACAACGAGATGATCTATCGGGTCGGCGAGCTGGAGCTCGACCGGCTGTCCCACACCGTGAGCCGCGCCGGGCAGGACATTCCGCTGCAGCCGCGCGAGTTCCGCCTGCTCGAATACCTGATGAAGAATGCCGGCCAGGTGGTGACCCGCACCATGCTGCTGGAGAACGTGTGGGATTATCA belongs to Pseudoxanthobacter soli DSM 19599 and includes:
- a CDS encoding cytochrome c-type biogenesis protein, whose protein sequence is MRRALAAVLLAVATAAGTCGVAVAPTPVHAVQPDEMLADPALEARARALTAQLRCLVCQNESIDDSEASLARDLRVLVRERLEAGDSDRQVIDFLVARYGEFVLLKPRLTPQTVLLWATPPLALVAGLLLAWRVLRRRGARGDAAPLSADEQADIDRLLASGQAAPPVPDPDRGRPARDPAA
- a CDS encoding Do family serine endopeptidase, yielding MAKTSSSNSGVMRRRRSSLLTAGALSLALVGSVAGGIATPAFAAAVNVPANAATQMPSFADVVAAVQPAVVSIRVKADAGPQMSSFNGGQDDDQGSGPGGIPFEFFKRFGQIPGGEGQGAPGAGKRAPHEMVMGQGSGFIISSDGYVVTNNHVVDKATEVTVTTNDGKDYSAKVIGTDEKTDVALLKISGDHDFPFVKFADSDVRVGDWVIAVGNPFGLGGTVTAGIVSARGRDIGSGPYDDFIQIDAPINKGNSGGPTFNLKGDVVGMNTAIYSPTGGSVGIGFDIPAETVSQIVSTLKTKGVVTRGWLGVQIQPITDDIADSLGLKSDKGALVAEAQSDSPAVASGIKSGDAILAVDGKPVASPRELAKVIAGYEPGTTVKVDVWRGGKSEEVAVKLGKLPTKQQQAMADDASPQDSSSEVGQLGLTVAPASAVGKDEKGVAVVKIDPDGPAADKGVQVGDVIVAAGGKPVGDAKDVAASIEAAKADGRKAVLLQLKQGSQLRFVALPIAKA
- a CDS encoding winged helix-turn-helix domain-containing protein, giving the protein MAPMRVLLIEDDKDSAAFLMRGLREAGHVAEHAADGEVGAASVEAGGYDVIVVDRMLPFRDGLSIIEDMRRRGDQTPALILSALGQVDDRVQGLRAGGDDYLTKPFAFTELLARVEALGRRRRSGDNEMIYRVGELELDRLSHTVSRAGQDIPLQPREFRLLEYLMKNAGQVVTRTMLLENVWDYHFDPQTNVIDVHVSRLRSKIDKGFERQLLHTVRGAGYMLRDGIR